From one Actinomyces sp. Marseille-P3109 genomic stretch:
- a CDS encoding TetR/AcrR family transcriptional regulator — protein sequence MTGTDLRAAQARRTRTAIRAAALTLTKERGYAAMTVDDVAALAGVSRRTVFNHFSSKADLLVLGPEAPEPQALEAFVNGTGTLLEDLGALLASGAEAVESERGWLLSFPEIVRDNPEVERAIHERLRTVALSLIDAAGRRLGTAPDDPRTRAVVALAMGIQRSSVDLWSGRAHPWEQGGPEPSADAEAPTVRNECPEVRLAEAIHVMTRAIADVVAQPQTGGRPDSAPGGPPTDPPR from the coding sequence GTGACTGGAACCGACCTGCGCGCCGCTCAGGCACGACGCACCCGCACCGCCATCCGCGCCGCCGCACTCACCCTGACCAAGGAACGCGGCTACGCGGCCATGACGGTCGACGACGTCGCCGCTCTCGCCGGCGTCTCCCGGCGCACCGTCTTCAACCACTTCTCCTCCAAAGCCGACCTCCTCGTCCTCGGCCCCGAGGCTCCCGAGCCGCAGGCCCTCGAAGCCTTCGTCAACGGCACCGGAACCCTCCTGGAGGACCTGGGGGCCCTGCTCGCCTCCGGTGCTGAGGCCGTCGAGTCCGAGCGCGGCTGGCTCCTGTCATTCCCTGAGATCGTGAGGGACAACCCCGAGGTCGAGCGCGCCATCCACGAGCGCCTGCGTACCGTCGCCCTGTCCTTGATCGACGCCGCCGGCCGCCGGCTGGGAACCGCTCCCGACGACCCGCGCACCCGCGCTGTCGTCGCCCTGGCCATGGGCATCCAGCGCAGCTCCGTGGACCTGTGGTCCGGGCGCGCCCACCCCTGGGAGCAGGGCGGCCCGGAGCCCTCCGCCGATGCCGAGGCCCCCACCGTGCGGAACGAGTGCCCCGAGGTCCGGCTGGCCGAGGCCATTCATGTCATGACCAGGGCCATCGCCGACGTCGTCGCCCAGCCTCAAACCGGAGGGAGACCTGACAGCGCCCCCGGCGGGCCGCCGACGGACCCGCC
- a CDS encoding RpiB/LacA/LacB family sugar-phosphate isomerase yields the protein MRIAIGAPGNGALLKEAIEERLVEDERVSDVVDLSAPDITYPEVSFRVARAVAEGRVDRGVLICGTGVGTAIAANKVPGVRAATAHDLLTVRGSVENYDAQILCLGQNVIAPPAAWALIDVWLDLRHDPTSSYGPKVGEIVAYEAHLHS from the coding sequence ATGCGAATCGCCATCGGCGCTCCAGGCAACGGAGCCCTCCTGAAGGAGGCCATCGAAGAGCGGTTGGTCGAGGATGAGCGCGTGAGCGACGTCGTCGACCTGTCCGCACCGGACATCACCTACCCGGAGGTCTCCTTCCGGGTCGCCAGAGCGGTCGCCGAGGGGCGGGTCGACCGCGGTGTGCTCATCTGCGGGACCGGCGTGGGAACCGCCATCGCCGCCAACAAGGTCCCGGGAGTGCGCGCGGCGACCGCGCACGACCTGCTCACCGTGCGTGGCTCGGTGGAGAACTACGATGCCCAGATCCTGTGCTTGGGGCAGAACGTCATCGCGCCGCCCGCCGCCTGGGCGCTCATCGATGTCTGGCTCGACCTGCGCCACGACCCCACCAGCAGCTACGGTCCCAAGGTCGGCGAGATCGTCGCCTACGAGGCACACCTTCACTCCTGA
- a CDS encoding class I SAM-dependent methyltransferase, whose translation MDLGEMPAAVYALRHLAAVTEIRRYLDTHPEAAVVDLGCGLDRLVDEVDNGRALIYNLDFPDVLESRRTWAEPHERERELPFPLTDHRWMDEVDASGGLIAVASGVFYFLESGSVQCLVDAMARRFPGGRLVYDAESPEMVAMSEQAVRDRGIDAAPMPFRVADPCAAHTWSSHVSQIRVNFDLSSYAADPSALPAQVLEGFAHMRQGRALYEVVADFAVAGEPR comes from the coding sequence ATGGATTTGGGTGAGATGCCCGCCGCCGTCTACGCCTTGCGCCACCTTGCCGCTGTGACGGAGATCCGGCGCTACCTGGATACCCACCCCGAAGCCGCCGTCGTCGATCTCGGCTGCGGACTGGATCGTCTCGTTGACGAGGTCGACAACGGTCGGGCGCTGATCTACAACCTCGACTTCCCCGACGTTCTCGAGTCCAGACGCACCTGGGCCGAACCCCATGAGCGAGAGCGGGAGCTTCCCTTCCCCCTCACCGATCACCGCTGGATGGATGAGGTCGACGCCAGCGGCGGACTGATTGCCGTGGCATCCGGGGTCTTCTACTTCCTGGAGAGCGGCTCGGTTCAGTGTCTTGTCGACGCGATGGCCCGCCGCTTTCCCGGTGGCCGTCTGGTCTACGACGCCGAGTCCCCGGAGATGGTCGCGATGAGCGAGCAGGCCGTGCGGGATCGAGGAATCGATGCGGCCCCCATGCCCTTCCGGGTCGCCGACCCCTGCGCCGCACACACCTGGAGCTCCCACGTCTCCCAGATCAGGGTGAACTTCGACCTGTCCTCCTACGCCGCCGATCCCTCAGCTCTTCCTGCACAGGTGCTCGAGGGCTTCGCCCACATGAGGCAGGGCCGGGCTCTCTATGAGGTCGTCGCTGATTTTGCCGTCGCAGGGGAGCCCCGCTGA
- a CDS encoding TSUP family transporter, translated as MTTTASPGHKVSSPGKQPSPQARAAARRYATVLAGRIGMAVTRVAGLAARVGTHSNVDWPVVLAFAAASMVGGLLGGPLMKRAPASILTTAFGVLLLGVCVVTAYDLLSA; from the coding sequence ATGACCACCACAGCCTCCCCGGGCCACAAGGTCTCCTCCCCGGGCAAGCAACCCAGCCCGCAGGCCCGCGCCGCCGCCCGGCGCTATGCCACGGTCCTGGCCGGCCGCATCGGCATGGCCGTCACCCGTGTCGCCGGGCTGGCGGCGCGGGTAGGGACACACTCGAACGTGGACTGGCCCGTGGTGCTGGCCTTCGCGGCGGCATCGATGGTGGGAGGCCTCCTCGGTGGGCCGCTGATGAAGCGCGCCCCGGCCTCGATCCTGACGACCGCCTTCGGCGTCCTGCTCCTGGGGGTGTGTGTCGTGACCGCCTACGACCTCCTGAGCGCCTGA
- a CDS encoding IS30 family transposase, with protein sequence MSAPSLTALPDDHSDELEPSPREECGVFGVWAPGEEVSRLTYFGLYALQHRGQESAAAIARSLGRCRQTVSREIARNTGPDGVYRAPGASVAAQERLARPKARRLEADPVLRAEVVALLEDGASPRQISARLRWAHPDNESMRLSHEQIYQALYVQGAGSLRQQLRVDKALRSGRTRRLPRSPLAGLPRRSRRPWIEGAQISVRPPQAADRAVPGHWEGDLVIGAGGRSALITLVERTSRFVLIHRLGGGHDSQTVTTALQTMVADLPRAVRASITWDQGSEMAQHAAFTAVTDIPVYFADPHSPWQRPTNENTNRLIREYLPKGTSFTTITDTQIQDIQDRLNRRPRIVLNGQTPTEKLNDIINGANTT encoded by the coding sequence GTGAGCGCGCCCAGCCTGACCGCCCTGCCCGACGACCACTCCGACGAGCTCGAGCCCTCTCCGCGCGAGGAGTGCGGCGTCTTCGGCGTGTGGGCCCCCGGCGAGGAGGTCTCCCGCCTGACCTACTTCGGCCTGTACGCCCTCCAGCACCGCGGTCAGGAGTCGGCCGCCGCCATCGCCCGCTCCTTGGGGCGGTGCCGTCAGACCGTCTCACGGGAGATCGCCCGCAACACCGGCCCTGACGGGGTCTACCGGGCCCCGGGGGCCTCGGTGGCGGCCCAGGAGCGTCTGGCCCGCCCCAAGGCCAGGAGGCTCGAGGCTGATCCCGTTCTGCGTGCCGAGGTGGTGGCCCTGCTCGAGGACGGGGCCAGCCCCCGCCAGATCAGCGCGCGCCTGCGCTGGGCCCACCCCGACAATGAGTCCATGCGCCTGTCTCATGAGCAGATCTACCAGGCCCTCTACGTCCAGGGCGCCGGGAGCCTGCGCCAGCAGCTGCGGGTGGACAAGGCCCTGCGCTCAGGGCGTACCCGACGCCTGCCCCGCTCACCGCTGGCCGGCCTGCCCCGCAGGTCCAGGCGCCCCTGGATCGAAGGGGCCCAGATCAGTGTGCGCCCGCCCCAGGCCGCTGACCGGGCCGTGCCGGGCCACTGGGAGGGCGACCTGGTCATCGGCGCCGGCGGGCGCAGCGCCCTGATCACCCTGGTGGAGCGCACCAGCCGCTTCGTGCTCATACACCGCCTGGGCGGGGGCCACGACTCCCAGACCGTCACCACTGCCTTGCAGACCATGGTCGCTGACCTGCCCCGGGCCGTGAGGGCCTCGATCACCTGGGACCAGGGAAGCGAGATGGCCCAGCACGCCGCCTTCACCGCCGTCACCGACATCCCGGTCTACTTCGCCGACCCCCACAGCCCCTGGCAGCGCCCCACCAACGAGAACACCAACCGCCTGATCCGCGAGTACCTCCCCAAGGGCACCAGCTTCACCACCATCACCGACACCCAGATCCAAGACATCCAGGACCGCCTCAACCGCCGACCCCGCATCGTCTTGAACGGACAGACCCCAACTGAGAAACTCAACGACATCATCAACGGTGCAAACACCACCTGA